From one Streptomyces sp. ICC1 genomic stretch:
- a CDS encoding carboxylesterase family protein produces MASGTALLLALLLLAGGPAGRQAADAPGADGPGARARAARATAHGDGFRPVVETDRGAVRGRESAGVRTFEGVPYAAPPTGPLRWRPPEPAARWADVRDAGAPGARCVQLPAVGPGGPSGSEDCLFLNVTAPAPAREGEGEQPGPGGERARRPVMVWFHGGGFMNGAGDLYRPGRLAAAGGVVVVTVNYRLGIFGLFGHPALGGAPDLALADQQAALHWVRANAARFGGDPGSVTVFGESAGGLSVCAHLTSPASAGLFHRAIAQSGSCSLVVPPRSLLTTLGAYEPFVPQERTVADGIAAAARLGCGRPSDEEVLRCLRGLAPEVLATPELMLRFSGVSHGNALLPVEPRRALERGEFHRVPVVQGSTRDEIRIFLGQTLAAYPLPDAQAYRARLRASFGAAAGRIEAAYPVSGHPTPALAFAAVLSDASFLCPQLRDSRALARHVPTYDYRFDDREAPDFTGLPPVAGFPYGASHGFELPYLFDTGLPLAAPQRALSERMIRHWTRFAETGDPNPPGSDPRWPRSPAVLSLAPGPRGIRTVNAAAEHHCALWNRIGSGRPGPSQH; encoded by the coding sequence ATGGCGTCCGGGACGGCGCTCCTGCTGGCCCTGCTCCTGCTGGCCGGCGGGCCCGCCGGCCGGCAGGCGGCCGACGCGCCGGGCGCCGACGGGCCGGGCGCCCGCGCGAGGGCCGCCCGCGCGACGGCCCACGGCGACGGCTTCCGGCCCGTGGTGGAGACCGACCGCGGCGCGGTGCGCGGGCGGGAGTCGGCCGGGGTCCGGACCTTCGAGGGCGTCCCGTACGCCGCCCCGCCCACCGGCCCGCTGCGCTGGCGGCCGCCGGAGCCGGCCGCGCGCTGGGCGGACGTACGGGACGCGGGCGCGCCCGGGGCCCGCTGCGTCCAGCTGCCGGCGGTGGGGCCGGGCGGACCGAGCGGCTCGGAGGACTGCCTGTTCCTCAACGTCACGGCGCCCGCCCCCGCGCGGGAGGGCGAAGGCGAGCAGCCCGGCCCGGGCGGCGAGCGGGCGCGCCGGCCGGTGATGGTGTGGTTCCACGGCGGCGGGTTCATGAACGGCGCCGGTGACCTGTACCGGCCGGGCCGACTGGCCGCGGCGGGCGGGGTCGTGGTCGTCACCGTCAACTACCGCCTCGGGATCTTCGGCCTCTTCGGGCATCCCGCGCTCGGCGGGGCCCCCGATCTCGCGCTCGCCGACCAGCAGGCGGCGCTGCACTGGGTGCGGGCCAACGCCGCCCGCTTCGGCGGCGATCCGGGAAGCGTCACCGTGTTCGGCGAGTCGGCGGGCGGCCTCAGCGTCTGCGCGCACCTCACCTCCCCGGCCTCGGCCGGCCTCTTCCACCGGGCGATCGCCCAGAGCGGCTCCTGCTCGCTCGTGGTCCCGCCGCGCTCGTTGCTCACCACCCTGGGCGCCTACGAGCCGTTCGTGCCGCAGGAGCGCACCGTGGCCGACGGGATCGCCGCGGCGGCCCGGCTCGGCTGCGGCCGGCCCTCGGACGAGGAGGTCCTGCGGTGCCTGCGCGGCCTGGCCCCCGAGGTCCTCGCGACGCCCGAGCTGATGCTGCGGTTCTCCGGCGTGTCCCACGGCAACGCGCTGCTGCCCGTCGAACCCCGACGGGCCCTGGAGCGCGGGGAGTTCCACCGGGTCCCGGTGGTGCAGGGCTCGACCCGCGACGAGATCCGGATCTTCCTCGGGCAGACGCTGGCCGCCTACCCGCTCCCCGACGCACAGGCCTACCGGGCCAGGCTGCGGGCCTCGTTCGGCGCGGCAGCCGGACGGATCGAGGCGGCCTATCCGGTGTCGGGCCACCCGACGCCCGCGCTGGCCTTCGCCGCCGTGCTCTCGGACGCCTCGTTCCTGTGCCCGCAGCTGCGGGACAGCCGGGCGCTGGCGCGGCACGTGCCGACGTACGACTACCGCTTCGACGACCGCGAGGCGCCCGACTTCACCGGGCTGCCGCCGGTGGCGGGCTTCCCCTACGGGGCCTCGCACGGCTTCGAGCTGCCCTATCTCTTCGACACCGGGCTGCCGTTGGCCGCGCCGCAGCGGGCACTGTCGGAGCGGATGATCCGCCACTGGACCCGGTTCGCGGAGACCGGGGATCCGAACCCGCCCGGTTCGGATCCCCGGTGGCCGCGCTCCCCCGCCGTACTGTCCCTCGCGCCGGGTCCGAGGGGGATCCGCACGGTGAACGCGGCGGCCGAGCACCACTGCGCCCTGTGGAACCGGATCGGATCCGGACGCCCGGGACCGTCACAGCACTAG
- a CDS encoding PHP domain-containing protein, translating into MDPEAALDRIAFLLERAQEPTYRIQAFRTAAAALERMGEREVAERVAAGTLEAVKGIGPKTAQAVREALAGEVPEYLQRLEDKAAAHPEGPPPSPEARALRAALRGDCHVHSEWSDGSGSIEAMGRAAAALGHDWAVLTDHSPRLTVARGLPPERLREQLRAVAELNTAWAPFRLLTGIECDILADGSLDQEPELLAEVDLVVGSVHSKLRMDAPAMTRRMVNAVRNPHLDVLGHCTGRLVTGKTRPESEFDAEAVFAACADSGAAVEINSRPERLDPPRRLLRLAVAAGTFFAIDTDAHAPGQLDWQTTGCERALECGVPADRIVNTWSAADLLTWTRTRRPPGTP; encoded by the coding sequence ATGGACCCGGAGGCGGCACTGGACCGCATCGCCTTCCTGCTGGAGCGCGCCCAAGAACCGACCTACCGGATCCAGGCCTTCCGCACCGCCGCCGCGGCCCTCGAACGGATGGGGGAGCGCGAGGTGGCCGAGCGGGTCGCGGCCGGCACGCTCGAAGCGGTCAAGGGCATCGGCCCGAAGACCGCCCAGGCCGTCCGGGAGGCCCTCGCCGGCGAGGTGCCCGAGTACCTCCAGCGGCTCGAGGACAAGGCCGCCGCCCACCCCGAGGGCCCGCCGCCGAGCCCGGAGGCCCGCGCGCTGCGCGCCGCCCTGCGCGGCGACTGCCACGTGCACTCGGAATGGTCCGACGGATCCGGCTCGATCGAGGCCATGGGCCGGGCCGCCGCGGCCCTCGGCCACGACTGGGCGGTGCTCACCGACCACTCGCCGCGCCTGACGGTCGCCCGCGGACTCCCGCCCGAGCGCCTGCGCGAACAGCTGCGGGCCGTCGCCGAACTGAACACGGCCTGGGCGCCGTTCCGGCTGCTCACCGGCATCGAGTGCGACATCCTCGCCGACGGCTCCCTCGACCAGGAGCCCGAACTCCTGGCCGAGGTGGACCTGGTGGTCGGCTCCGTCCACTCCAAGCTCCGGATGGACGCTCCCGCCATGACCCGGCGGATGGTCAACGCCGTCCGCAACCCGCACCTGGACGTCCTCGGTCACTGCACCGGACGGCTGGTCACGGGAAAGACCCGCCCCGAGTCGGAGTTCGACGCCGAGGCCGTCTTCGCGGCCTGCGCCGACTCCGGCGCCGCCGTGGAGATCAACAGCAGACCCGAACGGCTCGACCCGCCGCGCCGGCTGCTGCGGCTCGCCGTCGCCGCGGGCACCTTCTTCGCGATCGACACCGACGCCCACGCCCCCGGCCAGCTCGACTGGCAGACCACCGGCTGCGAACGCGCCCTGGAATGCGGGGTGCCGGCCGACCGGATCGTCAACACCTGGTCCGCGGCCGACCTCCTCACCTGGACCCGGACCCGTCGGCCGCCCGGAACGCCGTGA
- a CDS encoding VOC family protein, whose product MARDLGAAQRFYGAVVGWRFQPARLGEAFSVAELDGAEVAGIGALAVDLAVPVAWTPYFAVDDADVAADRVRERSGTVAVGPFSFESGGRAALVADRDGAVFGIWEGPVTAGWRVGSGHAPAWLELRTRDAFESAIFYGEVLEWATDRDGCCEVSYEEDRVVLRQGGEPVARLDSGPVEPGSYSPYTRPRWHVHFRVPELEPAVAAAVALGGRAVSEPGESATERWVALRDPDGALFTLTAFRAADGSGSR is encoded by the coding sequence ATGGCACGTGACCTCGGCGCGGCGCAGCGGTTCTACGGTGCGGTCGTGGGCTGGCGGTTCCAGCCCGCGCGGCTCGGCGAGGCGTTCTCCGTGGCCGAGCTGGACGGGGCGGAGGTGGCCGGGATCGGGGCGCTGGCCGTGGATCTGGCGGTGCCGGTGGCGTGGACCCCGTACTTCGCCGTGGACGACGCCGATGTGGCGGCGGACCGGGTCCGGGAGCGCAGCGGCACGGTCGCGGTGGGCCCGTTCTCCTTCGAGTCGGGGGGCCGCGCGGCGCTGGTGGCGGACCGGGACGGGGCGGTCTTCGGGATCTGGGAGGGCCCGGTGACGGCGGGCTGGCGGGTGGGCAGCGGCCACGCGCCGGCCTGGCTGGAGCTGCGCACCCGCGACGCCTTCGAGTCGGCGATCTTCTACGGGGAGGTCCTGGAGTGGGCCACCGATCGCGACGGGTGCTGCGAGGTCTCCTACGAGGAGGACCGGGTGGTGCTGCGGCAGGGCGGGGAGCCGGTGGCCCGGCTGGACAGCGGGCCGGTGGAGCCGGGCTCGTACAGTCCGTACACGCGGCCCCGCTGGCACGTCCACTTCCGGGTTCCGGAGCTGGAGCCGGCGGTGGCGGCGGCGGTCGCCCTGGGCGGGCGGGCGGTCTCGGAACCGGGTGAGAGCGCGACCGAGCGGTGGGTGGCGCTGCGCGATCCGGACGGGGCGCTGTTCACGCTCACGGCGTTCCGGGCGGCCGACGGGTCCGGGTCCAGGTGA
- a CDS encoding DUF6158 family protein, with product MAEHAPREAGPSASGLEEGRLMKELEAIHRTRHETLLHGSEEALVTHTQRMGELEREYVRRHPERAQTPGRTRSGARARTGAEPEPQD from the coding sequence ATGGCGGAGCACGCGCCGCGCGAGGCCGGCCCGTCGGCGAGCGGGCTGGAAGAGGGCCGCCTGATGAAGGAGCTCGAGGCCATTCACCGCACGCGCCACGAAACCCTGCTGCACGGGTCGGAAGAAGCGCTGGTCACCCACACCCAGCGGATGGGCGAGCTGGAGCGCGAGTACGTCCGCCGCCACCCGGAGCGGGCCCAGACCCCCGGCCGCACCCGCTCCGGCGCCCGCGCCCGCACGGGCGCGGAACCCGAACCCCAGGACTGA
- a CDS encoding TetR/AcrR family transcriptional regulator: MMNEEELLDGAARVLAGDHSASMTHIAAGIGTSRATLSRRYATREALLKAVAVRAIDVVDGCLAPADLPDTADGAAFDAALERLVTGLLPAAHLYGFTSRDATVLADPAFRAGIQRQDQRALAFLGLGQRLGRLRVDLPAYWIWYSLWGLLDAAAEGVRDGHLARRDIGRLVLASFLTGTRPSAAA; this comes from the coding sequence ATGATGAACGAAGAAGAGCTGCTGGACGGCGCCGCACGCGTCCTCGCGGGCGACCACAGCGCCTCGATGACGCACATCGCCGCCGGCATCGGCACCAGCCGGGCCACGCTGAGCCGCCGCTACGCCACCCGCGAGGCGCTGCTCAAAGCCGTCGCCGTGCGGGCCATCGACGTGGTCGACGGCTGCCTCGCGCCCGCCGACCTGCCCGACACCGCCGACGGCGCCGCCTTCGACGCCGCGCTGGAGCGGCTCGTCACCGGCCTGCTGCCCGCCGCGCACCTCTACGGATTCACCTCGCGCGACGCCACCGTGCTCGCCGACCCCGCCTTCCGCGCCGGCATCCAGCGACAGGACCAGCGGGCCCTCGCCTTCCTCGGCCTCGGCCAGCGCCTCGGCCGGCTGCGCGTCGACCTGCCCGCGTACTGGATCTGGTACTCGCTCTGGGGACTGCTCGACGCCGCCGCCGAAGGCGTCCGCGACGGCCACCTCGCCCGCCGCGACATCGGCCGGCTGGTCCTCGCCTCCTTCCTCACCGGAACCAGGCCGTCCGCCGCCGCCTGA
- a CDS encoding MFS transporter yields MHTPTQDPRRWIVLAILSGSLLLISMDTTILNVAFPSLVGDLQPGAVQQLWIIDVYALALSGLLVTAGALGDRWGRKRLLMAGFGIFAVASLIAVFSTEAWHVIAARALLGVGGAAIMPSTLSILRSVFTDAKERAFALAVWAAVFGGGMAFGPVVGGLLVQDYGWHSAFLLNLPVAALIVAAGLRYLPESRSPRSAGTWDWWGVGQSIVGMLALAGGIKQLGKSGVADPLPWALLALAAVCLTVFVRRQLRLDNPLLQVRLFAKPAFSVAATAIFLPMVGMGAILFLVTQWFQYGQGYTPLEAGLSLLPAPLALICASMIAPSLMQRFAIRHVLGSGLVILAAGMALPWTLQQFTGLGYPAFAVALGVMGLGAGIATTVASVTLISTAPAEEVSSAAAIEETCYELGSAMGVAILGSTAAALYRANLPALDLDSTTLTAVRDSVGEAAHTAERLGGTVGQNLLDAASQAYTLAITPAFLMAGALAVAAAVTTWALIPRDLRPTENH; encoded by the coding sequence ATGCACACCCCCACGCAGGATCCGCGCCGCTGGATCGTGCTCGCGATCCTCTCCGGCAGCCTCCTGCTCATCTCGATGGACACCACGATCCTCAACGTGGCGTTCCCCTCGCTCGTCGGCGACCTCCAGCCGGGCGCCGTCCAGCAGCTGTGGATCATCGACGTCTACGCGCTCGCCCTCTCCGGCCTGCTCGTCACCGCCGGCGCCCTCGGCGACCGCTGGGGCCGCAAGCGGCTCCTGATGGCGGGCTTCGGCATCTTCGCCGTCGCCTCGCTCATCGCCGTCTTCTCCACCGAGGCCTGGCACGTCATCGCGGCCCGCGCCCTCCTCGGCGTCGGCGGCGCCGCGATCATGCCGTCCACCCTGTCGATCCTGCGCAGCGTCTTCACCGACGCCAAGGAACGCGCCTTCGCGCTCGCCGTCTGGGCCGCCGTCTTCGGCGGCGGCATGGCCTTCGGCCCGGTCGTCGGAGGCCTGCTCGTCCAGGACTACGGCTGGCACTCCGCCTTCCTCCTCAACCTGCCCGTCGCCGCGCTCATCGTCGCGGCCGGCCTGCGCTACCTCCCCGAATCCCGCTCCCCGCGCTCCGCCGGCACGTGGGACTGGTGGGGCGTCGGCCAGTCGATCGTCGGCATGCTCGCCCTCGCGGGCGGCATCAAGCAGCTCGGCAAGAGCGGCGTCGCCGACCCGCTGCCGTGGGCCCTGCTCGCCCTCGCCGCCGTCTGCCTGACCGTGTTCGTACGCCGCCAGCTCCGCCTGGACAACCCGCTGCTCCAGGTCCGGCTGTTCGCCAAGCCCGCCTTCAGCGTGGCCGCCACCGCGATCTTCCTGCCCATGGTGGGCATGGGCGCGATCCTGTTCCTGGTCACCCAGTGGTTCCAGTACGGCCAGGGCTACACCCCGCTCGAAGCCGGGCTCTCCCTGCTGCCCGCCCCGCTCGCGCTGATCTGCGCCTCGATGATCGCCCCGTCGCTCATGCAGCGCTTCGCGATCCGGCACGTGCTCGGCAGCGGCCTGGTGATCCTCGCGGCGGGCATGGCCCTGCCCTGGACCCTGCAGCAGTTCACCGGCCTCGGCTACCCCGCCTTCGCCGTCGCCCTCGGCGTCATGGGCCTGGGCGCGGGCATCGCCACCACCGTCGCCTCGGTGACCCTGATCTCCACGGCCCCGGCCGAGGAGGTCTCGAGCGCCGCGGCCATCGAGGAGACCTGCTACGAACTGGGCTCCGCCATGGGCGTCGCCATCCTCGGCTCCACCGCCGCCGCGCTCTACCGGGCCAACCTCCCGGCCCTCGACCTGGACTCCACCACGCTGACGGCCGTACGGGACTCCGTGGGCGAGGCCGCCCACACCGCCGAACGGCTCGGCGGCACGGTCGGCCAGAACCTGCTCGACGCCGCGTCGCAGGCCTACACCCTCGCGATCACCCCGGCGTTCCTGATGGCGGGAGCGCTCGCGGTCGCGGCCGCCGTGACGACGTGGGCCCTGATCCCGCGCGATCTGCGGCCGACCGAGAACCACTAG
- a CDS encoding GNAT family N-acetyltransferase, with amino-acid sequence MAITGPQDMDEAVSLSTRALGEAVHLDWSVPAAGLEWSCYDTAVHVASCYTAYAAQVTGRARTAWVPFEITADPGTTPAGLLEIITATGGMLSAVVAAARPDDRAWHPYGSAGADGFAAMGVVETLLHTHDILSGLGIHDWEPGPALAERALDRLFPHVPRGHDSWRTLLWATGRGELPGLARQASWRWYAEPVEAGSVLLCEISPMAAADLHAGGSGGFAWAGEGPGDGTRYAAGMVTKARDAGTYRPGWGPYAIIRASDRRAIGGMGFHGAPDADGRAEVGYDLLPSARGNGHATEALKALTAWAFGQPGTTLLAATTDADNTPSQGVLGRTGFTEAGTGEGLVRYVLRGSAG; translated from the coding sequence ATGGCGATCACGGGTCCGCAGGACATGGACGAAGCGGTTTCACTCAGCACGAGGGCACTGGGGGAGGCGGTGCACCTCGACTGGTCCGTCCCGGCGGCCGGGCTGGAATGGAGCTGCTACGACACCGCGGTCCATGTCGCGAGCTGTTACACGGCCTACGCCGCGCAGGTCACCGGCCGTGCGCGCACGGCCTGGGTGCCCTTCGAGATCACGGCGGACCCGGGCACCACCCCCGCCGGCCTGCTGGAGATCATCACGGCGACCGGGGGCATGCTCTCCGCCGTCGTGGCCGCCGCCCGGCCCGACGACCGCGCCTGGCACCCGTACGGCAGCGCGGGCGCGGACGGCTTCGCCGCGATGGGCGTCGTCGAGACCCTGCTGCACACCCACGACATCCTCAGCGGGCTCGGCATCCACGACTGGGAGCCCGGCCCCGCCCTGGCCGAACGGGCCCTGGACCGCCTCTTCCCGCACGTCCCGCGCGGCCACGACTCCTGGCGGACCCTGCTGTGGGCGACCGGCCGGGGCGAACTGCCGGGCCTCGCCCGCCAGGCGTCCTGGCGCTGGTACGCCGAACCCGTCGAGGCCGGGAGCGTACTGCTCTGCGAGATCTCCCCGATGGCCGCGGCCGACCTGCACGCGGGCGGCAGCGGAGGCTTCGCCTGGGCCGGGGAAGGACCCGGCGACGGCACCCGGTACGCCGCGGGGATGGTGACGAAGGCGCGCGACGCGGGGACGTACCGGCCGGGCTGGGGACCGTACGCCATCATCCGCGCGAGCGACCGGCGGGCCATCGGCGGCATGGGCTTCCACGGCGCCCCGGACGCCGACGGCCGCGCCGAGGTCGGCTACGACCTCCTGCCCTCGGCGCGCGGCAACGGCCATGCCACCGAGGCCCTGAAGGCGCTGACCGCCTGGGCCTTCGGACAGCCGGGCACCACCCTGCTGGCGGCCACGACGGACGCGGACAACACACCCTCCCAGGGGGTGCTCGGACGGACCGGTTTCACCGAGGCCGGCACCGGGGAGGGCCTGGTCCGGTACGTCCTACGGGGCTCCGCGGGCTGA
- a CDS encoding DinB family protein, translating into MKGTELLADAFGRIHGVVHEAVEGLDAELLDARIDPGANSVTWLVWHLARIQDDHVADAAGWEQVWHARGWDERFGLALPAGSTGYGHTARQAAAVRVASGDLLLGYFDAVHAQTGRFLRGLGAADLDRVVDERWDPPVTLGVRLVSVIGDDLQHAGQAAFVRGVLERGR; encoded by the coding sequence ATGAAGGGTACGGAGTTGCTCGCCGACGCGTTCGGCCGGATCCACGGTGTGGTGCACGAGGCGGTCGAGGGGCTGGACGCGGAGCTGCTGGACGCGCGGATCGACCCCGGCGCCAACTCGGTCACCTGGCTCGTCTGGCACCTGGCCCGGATCCAGGACGACCACGTGGCGGACGCGGCGGGCTGGGAGCAGGTCTGGCACGCGCGGGGGTGGGACGAGCGGTTCGGCCTCGCGCTCCCGGCCGGGTCGACCGGGTACGGGCACACCGCCCGCCAGGCCGCCGCCGTGCGGGTGGCTTCCGGGGACCTGCTGCTGGGGTACTTCGACGCCGTCCACGCGCAGACCGGGCGGTTCCTGCGCGGGCTGGGCGCCGCCGATCTGGACCGGGTGGTGGACGAGCGGTGGGACCCGCCGGTGACCCTGGGGGTGCGCCTGGTCAGTGTGATCGGCGACGACCTCCAGCACGCGGGACAGGCGGCCTTCGTACGGGGCGTGCTGGAGCGGGGGCGCTGA
- a CDS encoding 2-oxoglutarate and iron-dependent oxygenase domain-containing protein → MVSSQVPVIDLGPWRSGGPEARRRVAARVDEALQSAGFLLVAGHGVDPELPGRIREAARAFFRLPAAAKAPYAVAVGGRGWLGPGAEANSYAEGAASPPDLKESWSWAAEDPTGIPAVDAEWFRPNAWPAEAPALRPLVVRYLAEMRALSDELLGLLAAALGLEADHFTRHTSHPTWGFNVNWYPGTETVGPPLPGQFRIGAHTDFGTVTVLDREQGAGGLQIHTEAEGWQDAPYDPAALTVNIGDLMARWTGDRWRAGRHRVLPPPADAPAEELISLVYFYECDPHTRVESLPAPLGRLPHEPVDSHAYLRAQLDAITVPAGDPAGPGRAGDPRDPAGQAGAEG, encoded by the coding sequence GTGGTGAGTTCCCAGGTCCCCGTGATCGATCTCGGCCCGTGGCGCTCCGGGGGACCCGAAGCCCGCCGGCGCGTCGCCGCCCGCGTCGACGAGGCCCTGCAGAGCGCCGGCTTCCTCCTGGTGGCGGGGCACGGGGTGGATCCGGAGCTGCCCGGGCGGATCCGGGAGGCGGCCCGCGCGTTCTTCCGGCTCCCGGCCGCCGCCAAGGCCCCGTACGCCGTCGCGGTCGGCGGCCGCGGCTGGCTCGGTCCGGGCGCGGAGGCCAACAGCTACGCGGAGGGCGCGGCCTCCCCGCCGGACCTCAAGGAGTCCTGGTCCTGGGCGGCGGAGGACCCGACCGGGATCCCGGCGGTGGACGCGGAGTGGTTCCGGCCCAACGCGTGGCCGGCCGAGGCGCCCGCGCTGCGGCCGCTGGTGGTCCGGTACCTGGCCGAGATGCGGGCGCTCTCCGACGAACTGCTCGGGCTGCTGGCCGCCGCCCTGGGCCTGGAGGCGGACCATTTCACCCGCCACACCAGCCACCCCACCTGGGGGTTCAACGTCAACTGGTACCCCGGTACCGAGACCGTCGGGCCGCCGCTGCCCGGTCAGTTCCGCATCGGGGCGCACACCGACTTCGGCACCGTCACCGTCCTGGACCGCGAGCAGGGCGCGGGCGGGCTGCAGATCCACACCGAGGCCGAGGGCTGGCAGGACGCCCCGTACGATCCCGCCGCGCTCACCGTGAACATCGGTGACCTGATGGCGCGCTGGACGGGCGACCGGTGGCGGGCCGGCCGCCACCGGGTGCTGCCGCCGCCCGCCGACGCACCGGCCGAGGAGCTGATCTCGCTCGTCTACTTCTACGAGTGCGACCCGCACACCCGGGTGGAGTCCCTTCCGGCGCCGCTGGGCCGCCTCCCGCACGAGCCGGTCGACTCGCACGCCTACCTGCGGGCGCAGCTCGACGCGATCACCGTCCCGGCGGGGGATCCGGCCGGTCCGGGCCGCGCCGGGGACCCGCGGGACCCGGCTGGTCAGGCGGGTGCGGAGGGCTAG